The window AGAGGAGTGATAAAAAAGTGAATCAAAGTTCCCTGCAACCTTCCGCAAATACGGAAGTATTGGACAATGTTTTGAAAGCACTTAATAGTGAATATACAACAATTCCATGCTATGAATTATTAGCGTCCCAGGCTCCGAATCCCGAAATAAAAAATCGCATACTTGAAATCAGAAATGATGAAATCAGACACTTTGAAACCTTTTGGCGTATATATATTTCTTTGACGGGGAGTCAACCAACCCTACAAATCACACAACAATGCCATACAGATTTTAATAGTGGGATTCTTGCTGCATTCATAGATGAGCAGGAGACTGTAGACTTCTATCACGATATAGCGCGAAGTGCTAATAACCCCGTTATTAGGGAGGCTTTTACGGAAGCTGCTGCTGATGAACAAAATCATGCGGTTTGGTTTTTATATTTTATGAATAATCATTGATGGGTTAACAGCCGGCAATTACGTCGGCTGTTTTTATTACGCTTGTCCGTCGATAGAAACAAAAACCAAAAAGAAGATTTGTTTCACTTCCCGACAAAATCATGGAAATGATCCGCGTTCTGATCGCTAAACGAGAAAAAAACTTGTTGGCTGGCGAGCTCCGCGAATGGCCGAATCATTTGTTTTTGTTCGGAAACGAAATTGGCAAACCATATACCCGATAATGTCAATAATTGGTGGAAAAAACTTCAAAAGTGATAAATTCAAAGAGTTAGGATTAAAGGAAATGAGATTCCACGATTTAAGGCATTTCTCTCTTACGTTACTAATTCGAGCTGCCCATTCTACTTTTAATATCTACGGTCATGCACTTATGGAAGAAGAACGAAAAGCTACAGAACTCATTGGCAATCTCTTTAACAAGACCGATAAATAAATTAGCAATTATTAATCGGGACGGTGTTCATCGCCAATTTTCCTTATCCATCGTATTATCTCCAACAGCCTCCTAAGCTGTAGGTCGCAGGTTCAATTCTGCCTGGGACGTTCTCTTTCCATTACTGTCACCCACTATTTCATCCATCCTCAAATCCTTTTTGATGCTTTAATTGTGCTGTTCTTACACCAAAACCATCTCCTAAAGAGGTCTTGATTCATAAGTAGAATACAAAGCGAAAGGATGAGTGAAAAATTATTACAACAAATCTTAGTTGAAATAAAAGGTGTCAAGTCGCAATTGAATGAACACACACAGATTGGATGGACAAACAGTAATTCTGAATGATCTTACTCAAACTTTAAATGTGGACGCGGTAAAAGAGATCACACTCGCATTATGCGACCGTCAAGAAGAGACAGACGCCATGCTAGAAAGCATGTCGATGGATCTCCACAAAATACATGGAGACATAGCGGGATTGAAAGAACATGCCGGTCATGTAAAAAGCGAGCTTTCTCCCATCAAAGGCGAGCTCGCTTTCATGTCTCATAAAACTCATCGGAACGAAGCCGCTATTTTCAAATTACGAAGAGGGTATGACGAAGGCTTTGGGGATTTGGAAGATTAACCGCGGTTTGATTGAGGAAAAACTCACCTGGTTCGGGTGAGTTTCTGTGTTTTATTTAGAATATTTCCTATTCCAACACCTTAAACTTGATCATCCGATTCATTTCATCCAGTTGGCTGACATAATATGTCCTATCCTTATCAATCGGCGTTTCGGTTGTCGTTTCCATATGGTACAAGGTTCGCCTGCCGGTGTCTTTGTCGATTCCATATAAAAGCTTGACGGTTTCAAAAAATACCGATTCCCTGCCCGCTTCTTTCCGGATTTGTAATTTGGAATCCTGGTTGAGTTCCAGCTCTTCCGCTTCAAAGAAATAGTCCGTTTTCCCTTCTCCATTTTCAACAGTCATCCTTATACTCGTTTGATAGATCATTCGAATTTCCCCTTTATCTTTTAAATTTACTCCAATATACTTTGCATTCCCTGAAACTCATGAATGTAATCCTATTACTTCAGAAGAATCAACTATAAATGTCTGAATTTTTAACATATAATAGAGTAAGAAAGGGGCGTTGTAATGAAAACATATATTAAGGACTTCTTGCTGTTCCCGGACGTATTGCTAATGGGACTTTTGTTCACCGCATGCGCCTCGTTTACCGTTCCCCATCTTTTGCAATTAGGTGCGTGGCTTGCCATTGTCATCGGCATGTTGACATATGCGACGAGTGAATATATGGTCCACCGCTTTTTATTTCACCTGAAGGCGCCGCGCAACCCATACTTTTTGAAACTGTTGCGGCGGCTGCATTATGACCATCATGTGGAACCCGACAATTTGAAATTACTATTTTTGCCGCTCTGGTTTAGCGTTCCTGGCTTCATCCTGTACTCCCTCATTTTTCACAGTGTAGTAGGGAGCGTTTCATTGACCCTTGCCTTTGCAACCGGTTTGCTTGGCTATTTCTTGTTCTATGAATGGAAACATTATGTCGCCCATCGTCCAATCACTCCTCGAACGCAACTCGGGAAACGGATCAAAAAACATCATCTCCTCCACCATTTTAAGAATGAAAACTATTGGTTCGGCGTCACCCATATGACATATGATAAAGCGCTCGGCACGTATCCGGATAACCGCTCCGTAGACAAGAGCCCGACCGCCAAAAACCTTGAAAAACGGGCATAACTTCGTGAAGCCTCTCCACTTTCGACAAAAAGAGAGGCTTTTCGCCCTTTAGGGACTTTAAGACTATGGTAATAAAGGCTTGAATCTATTATATTTAAGTTATTCAATAAGTGTAGAAATTTTCGGATATTTAACCGAAGATGGATTACGAGGGGGACACGACATGAAAAAAATACAACAGCAAAGAATAATCCTGACTATCGTGATCTGTAGTCTCGTAGTATGCCTTTTAGTAGGCTTCGCCAATCGATCCTCCCGGCCGGATATCCCTATTAACCTCATTAATGTCGCGCATCGGGGCGCCTCCGGTTTCGCACCAGAGAACACTCAAGCTTCCTTCCGCAAAGGCATTGAAATGGGAGCGGATTTCCTGGAATTTGACGTTCATCTATCCAAGGACGGCGAACCGGTGATCATCCACGATGAACGGGTCGACCGCACGACGAATGGTAAAGGATTCGTCAAAGACCTGACGCTGGCCGAGCTGAAGGAATTGGATGTCGGGGGTTCATTCGACCCAGTCTATACGGGTGAAACGATTCTGACGCTCGATGAGTTGCTAGAGGAGTTTTACGGGGAATCTGGATTGTTGATTGAGATTAAAAAGCCCGACCAGTATCCGGGCATCGAGGAAAAAGTTGTAGAGGCATTAACTGCCTATCCAGATGTAAGCGGTATCATCATCCAATCGTTTGACATTGATTCTATGCGGAAAGTGCATGCGCTTCTTCCCGAAGTCGAAGTGGCCGTCCTCATGAATCCCTCACCTTTTTTACCATCCTCCAAAACGCTTAAAGAATTGACCTCTTTCGCAAGTTACATCAATTTTAATGTATCCTATGTGAACAAAAGAGTGGTGGATCAAGTCCATAAACATGACGGAAAAGTGCTCGTCTGGTCGAAAAAGGATACCCAGTTATTTGCCAAGGCGAAGCGATTCGGCGCGGACGGCGTCATTTCTGACTTCTCCAAACTTCCGATGGACGAACCCGCTTTTCTGGCTACAAAATAAGTCAGGGATCCCGATTGAAGAACCATCTGCTCTCCGGACGGTCGCGTGGTGTAATATTCATGATGAAGTAACCGATGATCAATACTAAAATCACAAGCGAATACAATAGCGTGTTCATCGGATGGCCATGATCCACGATGATCAAGCGGACCATCGCCGTAATGCCGATGTAGATAAAATACCGTAACGGAAAATGGTAATCTTCCTTGAAATACTTGACGATCATTGTGATGAACTCGAAGTAGAGGAAGAAGATCAGAATATGTGCCAAGAAAAGTTTGTAATCATTGCTCTCCTGTTCCATCAAAATATCAATGAAAACGAAGAGTTCCTTCCCTAATAGAATCGACAGGACAATCGCCAATAGCACAAGGGAAATATTGAGCACCCCTTGAAGGATCTTCGGAAAATTGACCAAGAAGTTGCCAGCAAACTTTTTGTAGTTCATGTGCACTCCCCCGGCCGTCTACATTGGACGGCCTTTTCATATATAGTGATTAGCTGAATATTTTCAACCCGACCGCACCACAAATGATGAGTAATAAAAACATGAGCCGCTTCCAATTCCCCGGTTCCTTGAAGACGAAAATCCCCATAAGTACTGTTCCCGCTGCACCGAGTCCAGTCCATACCGCGTAGGCAGTGCCCATCGGAATGTCCCGCATGGCAAGCCAGAGGAACAGGAAACCGAAACCGAATGCGACTGCAATCCAAAGAAGCCGGAGCAATGACTTTTTTTGATTGTACAGATTGATGGCCATGACACCGAAAATTTCGCCGAAACTGGCAATGACCAAATAGAGCCAAGCCATTACACATCACCCCCAGCTGCCGAATCTTCCTCAGAATCCGCCATCTTCAACCCAACGACTCCCAGGATAATCAGCCCGACACATGCCGCCTGGACCCAGGAAAAATCCGATTGGAAGTACACAGCGTCGATGAGGAAAATTGCGGCTGCCCCAGATCCGGTGAACACCGCATACACCGTGCCGGACGGCAGTTTCTCACAAGCTTTAATGATGAAATAAAAACTGAACACGATTGCGATAATCGTCAGGCTCCACTCCAAAACCGAATCGGAGTAACGGAGGCCGATCACCCAAACCAACTCGACAATCGCGGCAAATAACACATAAAGCCAAGCCAACTGCGTATCCCACCTTTTCAAAAATGGCAGTACCTGCTAACTGACTCCATCATAACGTATTCGGTTTGGCCTGTCCAAATATGTTTTCCGGCAAACCGGCAGCGGTTTTCGCCTGCCGGTTATGAGGTTCTTTGGATCATTTTCCTTCCATTGAAAAATACAGCCTGAATTTGACTGGCCTTCGTAATGTCTAGTCCCGGAACCCCGTCCGCCACTAGGAAATTGGCGTCCATTCCGGGTTCCAGCTTCCCGAACCGATTCCCTTTTCCAAGAATGTCAGCCGGATGGGCTGTGAGCATGGCGAGTATTTCATTTTCGTCTATTTGGCGCGATTGCAGAAGCACCATCGCCGGGTGTGCGACTCGCATTAGTTCTTCCGGCCCGCGGGGTGATTGATCTGTGTACGGAAGCCACGACACACCCGGATAAGGAGGAAGATACGCATCGGTCGAAATGGAGACACGGATCCCCTTCTCGACCAATTCAACGATTTCTTCCGGTGAATTGGGCGGCAAATGGGTGCCCCCGAGCGGCGTTGCCACGATAGCCACCCCTCGTTTTACTGCATCCTCTACTAATTCCTCCGTAATTCCATGCGCATGATGCAGGACATCGATTCCCGCTTTGAGCGCTCTGCGGATGCCTTCCTCCCCCGCTACATGCGCGCCGATCCGCTTGCCGAGCTTGTGATAAATGGAAGTGATTCGCTGCATTTCTTCCAAGGAATAGATGATCTCCCCCGCTCGCAGAACCTTATCCTGTGTAAAGTTTGCCGGTGTAGCATTGATGAAAATATTTTCACCGGGGAACTCACTTTCCATTGCAATTTTATTAATTAATTGCGGATGGACAAGGTCGGATTTTGAAATCGCTTTCGATTGCGTGATAGCACTAAAGTGGGCCAGTTCCGGAAAACCGATGGAAATGCTCGTTGTCGCAAAGGTAATATCGAGCGGAAGATCGGCAACGGCATTGCGATAGTCCTCCACAGAAAAATCACAAAGCGGGTGACCGCAAACCTGCTCGCCGAGTGCGGTAATGCCTGATTGCAGTGCTTTGAACAGGATTGCCCTGCCGGCGAGGAAATGGGTTTCGGGTGTAACCGGATACAACATTGTCGGAGCAAATTCAAGCAAATGAGTGTGGCAATCGACTAAGGAAGGCGTGATGACGGAATCATGATAGTCCAATAAAGGATCGTACGGAAATTGTTTAGCCAATTCGGCGGCTAGGCCGATTGCGGTGATTTTCCCGTTTTGGATCCGCATCGCTCCGTCCAGGACAGCTCCGAGAGGGCTGACGGTCACTAGTTTTTTCGCTGTGACGAGATAGGTTTGATTCATTCCATCATCCTAGCAGGAACGGCGTCAGGAAAGTGGCTAAAATCCAGGCGGTTGCCAGGCGGATAATCATTCCGACAATCGCTGCCGTTAATGCTTCTCTTTCATTCAGGCTGGAAATTTCGGACCAGGTAACCGGCACTTGGCCGAAGATGACCGATAACGGCAAGCCGGAATTGGCGAGGACGAAAGAGCCGACAATCAGTTTTGGATCAATCGCGGCAGTCAGATCGGCGAGTTGTGCAACAGCAAGCGTCGGTGCAGCCAAGATGGAGACGATACCTGTTGTGGGTTCGATGTTCAAGAAAGTCAGCGCGGTCGTCATGCCCGATTCGATAGCACCCCAGATGCCGAAAAACTTAAATGCCCCGATGAAGAAAAAGACTGCCGCAACCGCTGGGATAATCAGTAAGAAGAGCAGTTCCGCTCCCTCTTTCGCGGATGCGAAAATAGTATGAAGAAATCGGGTGTTCGGTGTGAATCGGGGAAGTTGCTGTAAATCCACTTTTTTCGTATCCCGGTAAATCGTTTTGGATAACAGAAAAGGGACAATGATGATCGGTAGGAAAATGGAGAGTAGGATGAGTGGAAACGCTTGAATGCCGAATGCGGATAAAGCGATGAGGCCTAATACCAATGTTGCGAATGATTGCGGCGATTGGACCATCGTTGCGATGGCGATTTTCTGCTCGGCCTTCGTCGCCTTCGCTTTGACGAGGATCGGGCCGGCGATCTTCCCGGCAGCATTGATATCGCCCAAGATATTATAAACACTGGGCACGATGACAGATGGGTTGATGTGAAACCATTTCATGACAGGGACGAAAATGCGGATCAATCCGTCCGTGAATCCGAGCCGCTCCAGCAATCGGCCGAAAATGACACTGATGATGATGGCGATCCCCACTTCGCTTATGAGGAAAACATCGACGACAATCGGCTTCACTTCTCCGATAATTGTATTGAAGAATTCGGAAAGCGAGTCCGGCACGGCGAGCAATATAACGCATGACGCGAACACGAGCAACAAGCCGATCATTTCGATTAACCGCCATTTCGCCCGGGACGGTTGCGGCTTCCTCGGCGACGCTTGTTCTTTTTTCATCGACCA is drawn from Sporosarcina sp. FSL W7-1349 and contains these coding sequences:
- a CDS encoding ferritin-like domain-containing protein gives rise to the protein MNQSSLQPSANTEVLDNVLKALNSEYTTIPCYELLASQAPNPEIKNRILEIRNDEIRHFETFWRIYISLTGSQPTLQITQQCHTDFNSGILAAFIDEQETVDFYHDIARSANNPVIREAFTEAAADEQNHAVWFLYFMNNH
- a CDS encoding sterol desaturase family protein, giving the protein MKTYIKDFLLFPDVLLMGLLFTACASFTVPHLLQLGAWLAIVIGMLTYATSEYMVHRFLFHLKAPRNPYFLKLLRRLHYDHHVEPDNLKLLFLPLWFSVPGFILYSLIFHSVVGSVSLTLAFATGLLGYFLFYEWKHYVAHRPITPRTQLGKRIKKHHLLHHFKNENYWFGVTHMTYDKALGTYPDNRSVDKSPTAKNLEKRA
- a CDS encoding glycerophosphodiester phosphodiesterase; protein product: MKKIQQQRIILTIVICSLVVCLLVGFANRSSRPDIPINLINVAHRGASGFAPENTQASFRKGIEMGADFLEFDVHLSKDGEPVIIHDERVDRTTNGKGFVKDLTLAELKELDVGGSFDPVYTGETILTLDELLEEFYGESGLLIEIKKPDQYPGIEEKVVEALTAYPDVSGIIIQSFDIDSMRKVHALLPEVEVAVLMNPSPFLPSSKTLKELTSFASYINFNVSYVNKRVVDQVHKHDGKVLVWSKKDTQLFAKAKRFGADGVISDFSKLPMDEPAFLATK
- the psiE gene encoding phosphate-starvation-inducible protein PsiE — encoded protein: MNYKKFAGNFLVNFPKILQGVLNISLVLLAIVLSILLGKELFVFIDILMEQESNDYKLFLAHILIFFLYFEFITMIVKYFKEDYHFPLRYFIYIGITAMVRLIIVDHGHPMNTLLYSLVILVLIIGYFIMNITPRDRPESRWFFNRDP
- a CDS encoding DMT family transporter; its protein translation is MAWLYLVIASFGEIFGVMAINLYNQKKSLLRLLWIAVAFGFGFLFLWLAMRDIPMGTAYAVWTGLGAAGTVLMGIFVFKEPGNWKRLMFLLLIICGAVGLKIFS
- a CDS encoding DMT family transporter; its protein translation is MAWLYVLFAAIVELVWVIGLRYSDSVLEWSLTIIAIVFSFYFIIKACEKLPSGTVYAVFTGSGAAAIFLIDAVYFQSDFSWVQAACVGLIILGVVGLKMADSEEDSAAGGDV
- a CDS encoding amidohydrolase family protein yields the protein MNQTYLVTAKKLVTVSPLGAVLDGAMRIQNGKITAIGLAAELAKQFPYDPLLDYHDSVITPSLVDCHTHLLEFAPTMLYPVTPETHFLAGRAILFKALQSGITALGEQVCGHPLCDFSVEDYRNAVADLPLDITFATTSISIGFPELAHFSAITQSKAISKSDLVHPQLINKIAMESEFPGENIFINATPANFTQDKVLRAGEIIYSLEEMQRITSIYHKLGKRIGAHVAGEEGIRRALKAGIDVLHHAHGITEELVEDAVKRGVAIVATPLGGTHLPPNSPEEIVELVEKGIRVSISTDAYLPPYPGVSWLPYTDQSPRGPEELMRVAHPAMVLLQSRQIDENEILAMLTAHPADILGKGNRFGKLEPGMDANFLVADGVPGLDITKASQIQAVFFNGRKMIQRTS